A part of Sparus aurata chromosome 19, fSpaAur1.1, whole genome shotgun sequence genomic DNA contains:
- the LOC115570287 gene encoding zinc finger BED domain-containing protein 1-like, whose protein sequence is MFLEEATSLDPRFKTKILGAAVWSRLVEKACGENSEQHALEMYEEEEENKLDKGMEEELGDEETASLDDTTHIAVTTSHSMCHSALGELFAEEDLALKTNQAAPLLDLSEKARKELELYRALPPELTSTNPAEWWWERRGTFPILFNPASNYTCVQASSTPAERIFSTAGDTISQGLPFAREGRHANISEKKLLINED, encoded by the exons ATGTTCCTGGAAGAGGCCACATCACTCGACCCCAGGTTTAAGACAAAAATCCTGGGTGCTGCCGTTTGGTCTAGGTTGGTGGAGAAAGCATGCGGTGAAAACTCTGAACAG CATGCACTGGAAATgtatgaagaagaggaagagaacaaACTGGACaaggggatggaggaggaatTAGGGGATGAAGAGACTGCATCTCTGGATGACACAACACAT ATTGCTGTGACTACGAGCCACTCCATGTGTCACTCTGCACTGGGGGAGCTGTTTGCAGAGGAGGACTTGGCCCTTAAAACCAACCAGGCAGCGCCACTACTTGACCTGTCAGAGAAGGCACGGAAGGAGCTTGAACTCTACAGAGCTCTACCTCCAGAGCTGACCTCCACCAATCCTGCTGAGTGGtggtgggagaggagagggacgTTCCCTATCTTGTTTAATCCGGCCTCTAATTACACATGTGTCCAGGCATCCTCCACTCCAGCCGAACGGATCTTTTCAACAGCCGGTGACACAATCAGCCAGGGCTTGCCTTTTGccagagaaggcagacatgctaatatttctgaaaaaaagTTGTTAATAAATGAGGACTGA